The Oncorhynchus nerka isolate Pitt River linkage group LG13, Oner_Uvic_2.0, whole genome shotgun sequence sequence CGTCAGTCTCAACGTGTTAGCAAGATTGGCTCTTTCAGGAGCGGACAGGTACTTCTGGTGGTTAAATTTAGTCTCCAGTTCTAGCACTTGCAGATGCGAAAAGGCAGCGCGCGAGCGTTTCTGTTTTCCCGCTGATGTAAAACTTTTCATAGCATCTGGGGTGCTGGAACTAGAGCTGGCAATGGAATCTGTAAAAGAAAGTAATGATTAGCCCGTTTGTGGTCAAAATTTGACAATTGACAGGTGAGCTGCCTACTCCACAGGTTCATATATCGAATATTAcattttataaatgtgtatgattCCAGGGAATCTGGCACACCCCCGTCAAAATATAAATTTGCCTATAGGCCTACACTTTCTTTAAGTTGCCTAAATAAGATTCCAATGTGCTCACCTTTCCGCGCTCCAAATGCGGTGTACTTTGCGCAAAGTTCCGCGGTCTGTGATACCTGATCGTGCTGTTGGTTATTCCATTGAGCGCATCCCTCCTTAGACTTGTGTGAAGAAGAGCACCTTACGTTTAGCCGTGTCTTTTCTTTAATGGACAAGATGTCCTCGATGAAAAATGAAGTTAGTGGCTTGACAGTCTCCGACATTTCTGCAGTTAGTAATCCAATTTATTTGCCAACGAATGTAGACTAAGGCTTGAAAGAAGCGCGCAAGCCAAGTACGGAATGTTGTCCCGGACACTGGGCTGACTCATATCTTACTGGCGCCTCAATTTATACTAATACTGTAGTGGTCATGACAGCAGCGAGGCGGGTCATCTCGTCGAATCAAATGCATCTCTGTCACATAGCAAATTATTAGAATTGCATGAATTAGTTAAATTAATAAGTTGCACAATTTTCTCTACGCCTCAATGtcaaatgtgtagaactgcagaaaaCTTCACAAatgtaaagtaccagtcaaaagtttggacacaccttctcattcaagagtttctttatttttactattttctccattgtagaatagtagtgaagacatcaaaactatgaaatgacacagatggaataatgtagtaaccaaaaaagtgttaaacaagtcaaaatatatgttatatttgagattcttcaaagtagccaccctttgccttaatgacagctttgcacactcttggcattttctcaaccagcttcacctggaaaggttttccaacagtcttgaaggagttcccacttatgctgagcacttgttggctgcttttccttcactctgcagtccaactcatcccaaaccatctcaattgggttgaggtcgggtgattgtggaggccaggtcatctgatgcagcactccatcactctcctttttggtcaaatagaccttccacagcctggaggtgtgttggttcaTTTTCCTGTTAGaaaaaaatgatagtcccactaagcgcaaaccagatgggatggcgtatcactgcagaatgctgtggtagccatgctggttaactgtactttgaattctaaataaatcacagacagtgtcaccagcaaatcaaatgtcaattgctcgtgtttcttggcccaagcaagtctcttcttcttatttgtgtcctttagtgatttctttgcagcaattcgaccatgaaggcctgattcacacagtctcctctgaacagttgatgttgggatgtgtttgttacttgaactctgtgaagcatttatttgggctgcaatttctgaggctggaaactctaatgaacatatcctctgcagcagaggtaactattcctttcctgtggtggtgcTCGTGAGAGCTaatttcatcatagagcttgagggtttttgtgactgcacttgaagaaactttaaaagttttggattgactgaccttcatgtcttaaagtaacgatggactgtcatgtctctttgcttatttgagctgtttttgcaataatatggacttggtcttttaccaaatagggctttattctgtataccaaccctaccttgtcacaacacaactgattggctcaaacacattaagaaggaaagaaattcaacaaattaacttttaacaaggcacacctgttaattgaaatgcattcctggtgactatctcatgaagctggttgagagaatgccaagagtgtgcaaagctgtcatcaaggcaaggagtggctactttgaagaatctcaaatctaaaatatatttggatttgtttaacacttgtttggttaccacatgattcaatatgtgttatgtcatagttttgatgtcttcactattattctacaatgtagaaaatagtaaaaatgaacaaaaacccttgaatgagtatgtccaaacttttgactgaaacTGCATCTCTTCCCCattgcaaaatgagtagaattgcttTTAAGGTGTTATAAAATTGCTAAATGTTTTCtctgccccatgacaaaatgtgtagaactgcagaaaaATTGCTTTAAAATGGCAAcattttctctatgccccattgcaaaatgtgtataattacaggaaattaactttaaaaagTACATTTTTCTCTCCTCAGACCAGAGGGGGGCCACTAAAAGATTCGACCTGCTTGAGCCGGCCCTGTGTTGATGTAATTAGATtttattttagtcatttagcagacaatcttATCCGGAAcagttagggttaagtgccttgctcaaaggcacagacagattttcacctagtcagctcggggattcgacttTTCGCTTACTGGCCCAgcactcttaactgctaggctacctgccacccatatGACCTAGATGACTAATGATAGGGACAAACCTGCTGTGCTCAATTACATTGTTTTATTACTTTAAGATCTCTTTATGTCATGCCAGTTCATATATGTGACATGTGTGACTAAAATGAACCATTCTATAAATAATATAGCATGGATgaaattatttatatttatttgttAGTACAAGAAATTCAATGTACAACTGTATTTACCAGTGTCTCCCTGATCTTTAGAAATCTTTAGAAATGGCAGGATTAATGACTAAAATATTACTGTTCAATAGTGGAAATACTATTGTGATGTGATCAGATAGGACTTGGAAGATCTGGGGATGTGGCCCTTTGTCTTGTGCCCGTTATTTCAGCTGTGAGATGTATTATTGAGAGATTTATTACTAAGTGTTTGTAACAGGATAGTCATATTCATTACTGCCATGGCCTGGGTTAAAGGCCCCTGTTACCTCAGGTCTAGGGGAGTAAGTGACCCTTGTGTCTTCGCCTGCAGTGGGCTGCTAGTGCCAGGGAGGGGTCAGGGTGTGTGGCCAGCCGTCTTGGAGTGGGTAATGTGTTCAGCAGATTTAGGCCGGCTCCTTAACCAACAAATACATTGTTCAACGGCTGTTTGTTTGTTGTGCTCTACCATTTTCTGCCTGACCTCTGCCTGGGAAAGGGGGGTGTTGCAGTGGCACTAGTCCTCTGAGAATTGAGACTCTGTTTGTAATAACAATAATCTAGGGATGACAAACAGATCCGTTTTCCTCCACATGCCCTCTGCCCTCGCCTATTACCCCCACCAGCTTCCCTTGACATCTCTCTTccctaccacaccacaccatggaAAGCTACTCATTCTACGTTCAATTTTACTTTCCCTTTTTTTTTATTACACTGCAGGTCAAATGCAAATAACATGTTTGTTTTAGAGATGTACTTCAATTTATTGTCAATTCATTATACCCCCAGTTTAGTTTATTCCCCGTGTTTTATATGACTGGATTGGATCTCAACAGAAGTCAGGTTGATTTGAGTTACCTTTCTAAGTAGATCATGTAGCCTAGTACTTTAAGTAGAAAAACTTTACCAGTGCATGGATATTTTAGGGTCCAACTTAATTTCAAACATGAGTTGCTTTCATGTAAACATTGTATTaagatgttttgtttgataagGTTCACCTTGAAttctttctctgtctgcctctctcccccagaTCCCTCTGTGAGTAAGTTTCACTGTAGGATGTATCTTCTCACAGTGTCTTTATCCCGTGTGTACGTCTTTGAGTCTCTTTCCTGTTTAATGTTTTCCCCCGATGCCTATCTTAATTGTAAATGCACAAACCCTGTTTATCCAGTATCCTGGCTATGTCATCCTCTACCCTGACTATTAAACAAGCTGAGTAATTAAGATTGCATTTCTCATATCATGTGGacactggtctctgtctctcctatagACCACCATTGTGTGCCTAAAGTTCATAGGATGGTGCAGATATGTAGTAGCTTTCACTTGGCTGGCCCCACCAGATGTTGGCTTTTTAGAATCTGACCCTTTAGCCTAGGAAGGCATTAGTCTTCCACCCTACATAATAACATGTTACAGTCTGTTGTTTTGTTTCCACCCAGTCAGGAAGTCTTGGTTTGGACTATCAGGCTTCTGTTTTTATTCAGTACCTCAGTGCTATGTTCCTGACTGAGTTGAGGAATAGTTGAATATGAAACCAAATTGATGTGGATATTTTGCACATTTTTACTTATTATCAAATATTTGTATAATTAACCCAAGATGGACCAAAGCCTGTTgtttccaatgggagcaaattaaTCCTAGTGGGccgaacaagcaaggaggtgagCAGAGCCAAGCATGAGCTAGTGAGATCCTATTAGCGTGTTCTAGCATTTATTATCATATTTCCGTTAGGgcactgaagtgtgtgtgtgtgcaataactcaattcgccctTGAATTCTTCTAAACAATGCGATTTTTGACAACTTTGGAAAAGGGTCAAGCCTACAAAATGCagtccactctgtttgttacagaaTCTAGTTTTAGAAACAGAAAACTTTATGTAGAGCAAATGTTTCATTGATGAGAAAATTAGAAGAATGTCAGCCAAAAACATTTCTCCATTTTCTCCCACTGCTGGCCACTGGGCTTcttctcatcaccatatttggtagtgagtggaaactacaaccggatgcttcacatttatacatccggtgaaatactGTGTCTGGCTTATTGTTCTCTCTTTGTTAttagtaggcctacagtatcaATTGTATTTTGTGTAATTCATACTGTTTGTCATGAATACATTACACATTTAATGTACAAATCACTTTTCTCTACTTTTTGCCTCAATACAGCACCGTCAAAAGTTGTCCAGATGTTCCATGTTTCATTATGCAACCCTTATTGAAAGGAGTCTGGCTAACACCTACTGTATCATGAAGTGGAGATGCCCTCTATTGGTGCAAATGCAGCACAGCAAAGGATCCAATACGTATCTCTCACTTGGCACATAGCCTATATGGTCTAAAGGAGTGTGTAAAGAAAAAAGGGCCATGTACAGTACAACATAAATGTTGCAggaggcaggcagggtcaggtgcAGAAGTTGTGATTTTATTTACAGATGACAATAGGGATCCAGATGTTCAATTTACAAAGTAATCAAATGTCATATTTACATTAGGCTCCATTGTAAGCCTATAATAATAGTCTACAGCCTGACGCTCGGTCCGGACATTAATAGACGTGGCTTGTGGTACAGGTATTGAGCGCATAAGgaccttatctttcatatcagcgagaaataataataataaaaaaggttaaattgataccatttttagggttagggttcccacACAGCCATATTTCCAATATAAAATGTTAGGCTATAGGACGAAAAGAAAAGCAAACAAAACAATAGGCTCGAGATTCACAAAAAGTGTGATATAGCCTTCTGCTATTTCCAAAGTTCTAGCTGATTTAACTTACTGAAGGAGGTATTTGTGGTTCACCTGACATATTTCAAACAGTACAAAATCTTGCAACTCTCGCTTCCTCAACTTTACATGGATACCCTGACCTGCCATGTGTTGAAGAAGCACCAGGCAAGCATGTCTCTCCACTCGTGCCCTCTCCAAACTCCCAACAATTGAGAGCATTGAAAATGCATGAGGTTTTCACAAGTTAAACTAGATTTGTTACATTTATATTGCATATTATCTAACAACAATTAGTTACACCATTCCCTTACCGTTTATTGCAACATTTTATACATTTGTTACATTTTGGTATGATATAGCTTTCCAAAACTCTAGAtggcattctgccttctccctaaaGTTTTCAGCCATTAGCTTCATCCACGACTGGCTCATGTGATCTACAATCCTAAACTGCATTTTAACATTTAGAAATGCCAATAATCATCGCTTGCGAAACAGTTCTCGAAGCCTATGGCCTGTATCTTTCATCATCGAGAAGGAATCCTTTAAAAAAAACTTACCTTAGCAGTTTtgcacagatccatacagctatggatgCCCACATCTGATGAAACTACACTTCAGCTACACTTCCCGAGTTACGCTTAAACACAGGTGTTCGGAGCTTGTTatatagctaattagcacaggtggtcgCCTGTCTTcctgttttccataaacaagagCTGTAACATGGTGATATGGCAATGTGGGaacacaaaccctaaccctataaaagGTGTGTAGTattttaacctttttttaaaaATGCATTATTTATAGCTTGCTGTATTGAAAGATATGTTCCTCATGTTTCCAAaacctgtcacgacttccgccgaatcggtccctctccttgttcgggcggcggccgaagtcaccggccttctagccatcgccgatccactttttattttccatttgttttgtccttgttttacacacctggtttcaatcccccaattacttgttcattgtttaaccctctgttcccccatatgtgtttgtgagtgattgtttattgtattgcAGTCTGTTATTGTGGCCTTGGATTTATTTGACGTGTATTGTGATTATTGTTGAGTAAAATTGCGtacattactcatatctgctgtcctgcgcctgagtcatctacaccagctacacacagacccATTACAAAACCGTACCGATGCGTGTAAGAGCAAGCGCTGTGGCTCTTAACACAATTCCTCAGGCCAGAAGATACATACTATCGTCAATAGGCGCTAAAAGTAGATCGAATCTATGTATACTGTGAAGGGTAATTTAGGCCTACCAAATATATGCATCTGTTCTTTCTTTTCAAGAATCAATCCAGTAATAATCTACACATAGCAAAAGGTCAATTGAAACCGATCATCACTGCACTGTTGTCATAATTTATGTACCGTAATATGTTATGAGTCTTGTTACAGTGAGAAATGTAAAAAAGGAGACATTTAATGATAGTTGGAGTAAGACACCCAGGCTTAAAAGGATTTTCACACTTACAACAAGTGTTGTGGCCTTTTTGTTGTGTAGTAGCATTTTGTTGCTGTTTTCCTTGCAATTGTGTCATAAAAGTGGGGTCATGTAATTCTGAGGAAATTGGTTATCTCTATTTAGGATAAATGTTATGATTACtgctgtatttaaaaaatatatttatttcacctttatttaaccagctaggcaagttgagaacaagttctcatttacaattgcgacctggccaagataaagcaaagcagttcaacacatacaacaacacagagttacacatggagtaaaacaaacatacagtcaataatacaatagaaaaataagtctatatacaatgtgagcaaatgaggtgagataaggcaacaacaaaaaaaggccatggtggcgaagtaaatacaatattgcaagtaaaacactggaatggtagatttgcagtggaagaatgtgcaaagtagaaatagaaataatggggtgcaaaggagcaaaataaataaatacagtaggggaagaggtcgttgtttgggctaaattatagatgggctatgtacaggtgcagtaatctgtgagctgctctgacagctggtgcttaaagctagtgagggagatgtgtttccagtttcagggatttttgtagttcgttccagtcaagTAGTTGAGAAAATATTATTTCAGATGTTGTTTATTTAGTAGATAGAGAATGAATACACCTgctctcctgcctgtctgtcagtgATATTTTGTGTGTCAACGGCTAATTTGTGTTGGCTTAGAGTCTGACATAGCTGACAGTTATGATTTTAGGAGGAAAGCCGTCTATCCCTGTAGGCTTTGAACATTGTCTTCAGCCAGTCAGGCTTTTGGTTCTGCCTGTTtatattgtgtgtgtctgtagagatACAGTATGATGGTCTCGCCAGCAGAGGGGGCTCCAAGGCCATATTATGTTTTTAAAACGTTCAACTCCCCAGGCAAAAAGGTAATCAGTCACTGCGTGTACGTATATACTGTAGACGGGAGTGAACATGGGGATCGATATGGATTACGCCTGGTTGGTTGTCATCTTGAAATTAGTTGCAGTGTTATGGCAGAAGGCTCCATTGCAAATATATTAGGTTGATTTGTACACTAAACcaaaggaggctggtgggaggagctataggaggagggctcattgtaatggctggaacggaattaATGGAATGACGTCAAACATCCTGTTTCCATAtgattgatgtgtttgataccgtaccatttattccattccagccattacgatgagcctgtcctcctatagctcctcccaccagcctcctctgcactCTGCAACGTTCTAACCTGAATTATCTTTCACATGCAATTTTGTTGGTATCTTTTACTGTTTTCTTATTGTAGCTAGATGGACAGGAAATCTGAAATGTACTATGCCTACTGTTTGGTAAATGTTTGAGAAATGTAGAAAAACACAGCCACAATATAGGGATATAGGTGGAAGTAAAGGAGGACAGAAAT is a genomic window containing:
- the LOC115140574 gene encoding homeobox protein Nkx-3.1 codes for the protein MSETVKPLTSFFIEDILSIKEKTRLNVRCSSSHKSKEGCAQWNNQQHDQVSQTAELCAKYTAFGARKDSIASSSSSTPDAMKSFTSAGKQKRSRAAFSHLQVLELETKFNHQKYLSAPERANLANTLRLTETQIKIWFQNRRYKTKRKQQATEYCKDLFQKSEGLNTEDDLVRASLLTTLYKTYQFRPYVYDFNRTWRPTLW